In one Antennarius striatus isolate MH-2024 chromosome 15, ASM4005453v1, whole genome shotgun sequence genomic region, the following are encoded:
- the barhl1b gene encoding barH-like homeobox 1b → MEASANGSSFGIDSLLSHRPGSPLSKGDSLVGECRSPLEFSPRSDVESVCSSPPSPRRECADEAAQRQGHGVGLPPHLQHAQISAGVSQQRTVTSSFLIRDILADCKPLAACAPYSSNGQPTQEAGRLASKIADDFMEKIHSNSSSDSEYKVKEEGDREISSSRDSPQVRLKKPRKARTAFTDHQLAQLERSFERQKYLSVQDRMELAASLNLTDTQVKTWYQNRRTKWKRQTAVGLELLAEAGNYSALQRMFPSPYFYPQSLVSNLDPGAALYLYRGPSAPPPSLQRPLVPRILLHGLQGGSEPPPPPPPLPPMSGVLPRPAQQR, encoded by the exons atGGAGGCGTCCGCCAACGGATCCAGTTTTGGCATCGACTCGCTGTTGTCCCACAGGCCGGGGAGTCCGCTGTCCAAAGGGGACAGCCTGGTGGGGGAGTGCCGCTCCCCCCTGGAGTTTAGCCCGCGATCAGACGTGGAGAGCGTCTGCTCGTCGCCTCCGTCGCCCAGGAGGGAGTGCGCGGACGAGGCAGCGCAGAGGCAAGGTCACGGCGTCGGCCTGCCGCCGCACCTCCAGCACGCACAGATATCCGCGGGGGTGTCCCAGCAGAGGACCGTGACCTCCTCGTTCCTCATCAGAGACATTCTGGCGGACTGTAAGCCTCTGGCCGCCTGCGCGCCCTACTCCAGCAATGGACAGCCGACTCAGGAGGCGGGGAGGCTGGCCTCCAAGATAGCGGACGACTTTATGGAGAAAATCCACAGCAACTCGTCGTCAGACAGCGAATATAAAG tgaaggaggagggggacaGGGAGAtctccagcagcagagacagCCCTCAGGTTCGGCTGAAGAAGCCCAGGAAGGCCCGGACGGCCTTCACCGACCACCAGCTGGCGCAGCTGGAGCGCAGCTTCGAGCGCCAGAAGTACCTGAGCGTCCAGGACCGCATGGAGCTGGCGGCCTCGCTCAACCTCACCGACACTCAGGTCAAGACCTGGTACCAGAACCGGAG GACCAAGTGGAAGCGGCAGACGGCCGTGGGGCTGGAGCTGCTGGCGGAAGCCGGGAACTACTCCGCCCTGCAGAGGATGTTCCCGTCCCCCTACTTCTACCCGCAGAGCCTGGTGTCCAACCTGGACCCCGGAGCGGCCCTCTATCTCTACAGGGGCCCCTCGGCGCCCCCGCCGTCCCTGCAGAGACCCCTGGTCCCGCGGATCCTGCTCCACGGCCTGCAGGGGGGAAGTGAGCCGCCCCCTCCGCCACCACCTCTGCCCCCCATGTCCGGCGTGCTTCCTCGGCCGGCTCAGCAGCGATGA